A genomic stretch from Leptodactylus fuscus isolate aLepFus1 chromosome 10, aLepFus1.hap2, whole genome shotgun sequence includes:
- the TIMM10 gene encoding mitochondrial import inner membrane translocase subunit Tim10 has product MNPERAQQLAAELEVEMMADMYNRMTGACHKKCVPPHYKEAELSKGESVCLDRCVSKYLDIHERMGKKLTELSMQDEELMRNMQQGVGPAQ; this is encoded by the exons ATGAATCCGGAGAGAGCCCAGCAGTTGGCAGCAGAACTTGAAGTGGAAATGATGGCAGATATGTATAATCG AATGACTGGTGCTTGCCACAAAAAGTGTGTTCCCCCTCACTACAAGGAAGCAGAGCTGTCTAAGGGAGAAAGCGTGTGCCTTGACCGCTGTGTCTCAAAATATCTTGATATCCATGAACGGATGGGCAAGAAACTGACAGAACTTTCTATGCAAGATGAGGAGTTGATGAGAAATATGCAGCAGGGTGTGGGACCTGCGCAGTAA